One stretch of Eupeodes corollae chromosome 2, idEupCoro1.1, whole genome shotgun sequence DNA includes these proteins:
- the LOC129946032 gene encoding 39S ribosomal protein L22, mitochondrial, which produces MNSLIKQFSLLCASKQLQSTTKVLIPACSFHTSDSLNKRWNKFNTGPQKFLQNNKVVHPPQEPDEEPRKAYVCHMTTNIKYSPDKMWYIASLVRGLSVDEAVKQLNFVLKKGGRYVKQTILEAQDMAIKRHNVEYRSNLWISESFCGKGRYYVGMRRHARGRAGRVEYKHCHYFVRLEEGEPPKHYYLPHPATPEDQFNKWMEQMRNRKITSSL; this is translated from the exons atgaattcaTTAATTAAACAATTCTCGCTCCTTTGTGCAAGTAAGCAATTACAAAGCACAACAAAAGTCCTTATACCTGCCTGCTCGTTTCATACGAGCGACTCTCTGAACAAGCGATGGAATAAATTCAACACCGGGCCACAGAAGTTCCTGCAAAACAACAAGGTTGTCCATCCACCACAAGAACCTGATGAGGAACCAAGAAAAGCG TATGTTTGTCACATGACAACAAACATTAAATACAGTCCCGATAAAATGTGGTACATTGCATCGTTGGTTCGTGGTCTATCAGTGGACGAAGCAGTGAAGCAACTTAATTTTGTTCTCAAGAAAGGTGGACGTTATGTTAAGCAGACTATTCTAGAGGCACAAGATATGGCAATTAAAAGACATAATGTTGAGTACAGGAGCAATTTATGGATAT CCGAATCATTTTGTGGTAAAGGACGTTATTATGTAGGCATGAGACGTCATGCTCGTGGACGTGCTGGTAGAGTGGAATACAAGCACTGCCATTACTTTGTTCGATTGGAAGAAGGTGAACCACCAAAGCACTACTACCTACCACATCCGGCTACACCTGAAGATCAATTCAACAAATGGATGGAACAAATGCGAAACAGGAAGATCACCAGTTCGTTATAA